DNA from Bordetella genomosp. 13:
GGCCCGGCAGCGCCTCGGGCAGCAGCACCTTGCGAATGATCTGCAGCGGCGAGGCGCCCATGGCGCGCGCGGCCGTGATGAGGCCCGGATCGACTTCGCGCATGGCGTTCTCGGCGATGCGCGCCATGAACGGGATGGCGGCCACCGACAGCGGCACGATCGCGGCGGTGGTGCCGATGGAGGTCTGCGCCACCCAGCGCGTGAACGGGATGATGGCCACCATCAGGATCACGAACGGCACCGAGCGCGTGGCGTTCACCACCAGGCCCAACAGGTGGTTCACGGCCAGGTTCTCGAGCATGGCGCCTCGCGCGGTGACGATCAGCGTCACGCCCAGCGGCACGCCGGCCAGCACCGCGATGCCGCCCGACACGCCCACCATCAGCAGGGTTTCAAGCAGCGAGGTGATGAGCAGGTCGATCAGTTGCGGACTCATTGGCGATTTCTTCTACGTGGATGTTGCGGCGGGCCAGCTCGGCCAGCGCGTCGTGCATGGATTCGCGGGCGCCTTCGGCGAACACGAACAAGGTGCCCACCGCCACGCCCTGGATGTCTTCGACGCGGGCCTGCACCAGCCCGATGTCCAGCGCGTGCACGCGGGCCAGGTCGGACAGCAGGGTCTCGGCGCCGCCGCCGGTAAGCGACAGGCGCAGCAGGCGCACGGCCTGGCCGGGCCGCGCGGCGGCGCGCTCGGCGATGCGCTGGCGCGCCGCGGCCAGCGTGCCGTCGGTCAGGTCGGTGGCCGTGGCCGCCGACACCATCGCGCGCGTGACCTCGTTGCGCGGCGACGCGAAGATGTCCTGCGTGCGGCCCATCTCGACCACCTGCCCCTCGGAAAGCACCGCGACGCGGTCGCAGATCTCGCGCACCACTTCCATCTGGTGCGTGATCATCACCACGGTGACGCCGGTCTTGCGATTGATGTCGCGCAGCAGCGCCAGGATGTTGTGCGTGGTCTCGGGGTCGAGCGCCGACGTGGCCTCGTCGCTGAGCAGCACGTCGGGATCGTTGGCCAGCGCGCGCGCGATGCCCACGCGCTGCTTCTGGCCGCCGCTGATCTGGCTGGGATAGCGGTCGCGCAGATGCTCCAGGCCCACCAGCGCCAGCAGCCGCTCGACCTTGGCCGGGATCTCTGCCGCGGGCACGCCGGCGATCTCCAGCGGCAGCGCCACGTTGGCGTACACCGTGCGGCGCGACAGCAGATTGAAGCCCTGGAACACCATGCCGATGCGCCGGCGCTGGGCGCGGAGTTGCGCCTCGGACAGGCCGGTCAGCGCCTGCCCGCCCAGGGTGATGCTGCCCTGGTCGGGCCGCTCGAGCAGGTTGATGCACTGGACCAGCGTACTCTTGCCGGCGCCGCTGGGGCCGATGATGCCGAAGACCTCGCCCTGCTCGATGCGCAGGTCGATGCCTCGCAGCGCCTCGAACCGTCCGTGCGGCGTAGCGTACGTCTTGTACAGATTTTCGATATGAATCATGGCGGGGAATTGTCCAACGCCGTCCTTCTAAAGAGAACGACTGTTTATTCCGTCTTTAATCACTTTTGGAAATATGAAAGCCGGGCGCGCGCCCCCGGACAGGCGGCAGCGAAAGGCCGGCATGCGGTCGTACGACGGCGGCCGCGGACGACCGGCCGTCAGGGCGGAGGGAATGACGGCCGCCCGCCGCGTGGGATCAACGTGCGCGCGAGATACGCACCTCGGCGCCGCGGCGCTTCACCTCCAGCCCTTCCGAGGGCAGGATGCGCAGCCCTTCCAGCCCCTTGATGTAGCTGGAGCCCTGCATCTGCATGACGCGGATCTTGTTGCGCATGACGACCGGGTTGTGCACCGGCATGCCGAACATCCACACTTCGTCGAGGATGCGCGCCGAATTGAACTCGCCCGCATGCTGCGCCATGGGCCCCAGACACAGCATGTGGCCCTCGCGGCCGAACACGGGGAACTTGTCGGGACCGCAGGTCAGCGTCCAGGTGGAGCCGCCCTCGTAGCGATGGCCCGTGCTCAGGTCCCACCACGCCTCTCCCTTGGGCAGATAGACGCGCACCTCGTTGCCGGGCTGCGTGATCGGCGCCACCAGCAGCGCCGGACCCAGCAGGTATTGCAGGTCCCAGGCATGGGCCTCGGGGTCGTTCGGGAACGCCAGGGCCATCGAGCGCTGCACCGGCAGGCCGGTGCGCACGGAGTCCTCGATGGCGCCCAGCACATACGGAATCAGGCGATAGCGCCAGTTCATCCAGGTGCGCACATGGCCGAGCGTTTCTTCGCCGAAGGCCCACGGCATCAGGCCGGGCACGCCCTGGAAGCTGAAGTTGGCCGAGAACACGCACGCGGCAAGCCAGCGCACGTACAGCTCGGCGCTCATGCCCTCGAGCGGGGCGTCGATGGCGCCCAGGTTGTGCGTCTGCACCGGCAGGCCGCTGGCGCCGATGGACAGCGCGGTGCGCAGGCTGTGCTCGAGTCCCGCCCAATCGTTGGTGACGCGCGGACCGGCCTGCCACGGCAGGCGCTGCGCGGCCGGGAACAGGTCGGTGCTGGGCACCACGCCTTCCGGCGGCACCTTGTGGCCGGCCACTGCATCGAACAATGCGCGGCGCGCCAGCAGCGGATACATCGAGCGCAGCGCCGGACCGGTCTCGCCGTTGCGCGCGCTGACGCCATCGGGAATGGCGATCTGCGCATCGCAGGCCGGCGCGTCCAGGCCGTCGTCGACCAACTGGCGGTGCCGTTCGACCCACAGGTTGTAGGCGTCGCGGTA
Protein-coding regions in this window:
- a CDS encoding methionine ABC transporter permease, with the translated sequence MSPQLIDLLITSLLETLLMVGVSGGIAVLAGVPLGVTLIVTARGAMLENLAVNHLLGLVVNATRSVPFVILMVAIIPFTRWVAQTSIGTTAAIVPLSVAAIPFMARIAENAMREVDPGLITAARAMGASPLQIIRKVLLPEALPGLIAGAIVTLVSLIGYSAMAGAIGGGGLGDLGIRYGYQRFLPEVMLAVVVVLILLVQAVQSLGDWVVRRMSHR
- a CDS encoding methionine ABC transporter ATP-binding protein — its product is MIHIENLYKTYATPHGRFEALRGIDLRIEQGEVFGIIGPSGAGKSTLVQCINLLERPDQGSITLGGQALTGLSEAQLRAQRRRIGMVFQGFNLLSRRTVYANVALPLEIAGVPAAEIPAKVERLLALVGLEHLRDRYPSQISGGQKQRVGIARALANDPDVLLSDEATSALDPETTHNILALLRDINRKTGVTVVMITHQMEVVREICDRVAVLSEGQVVEMGRTQDIFASPRNEVTRAMVSAATATDLTDGTLAAARQRIAERAAARPGQAVRLLRLSLTGGGAETLLSDLARVHALDIGLVQARVEDIQGVAVGTLFVFAEGARESMHDALAELARRNIHVEEIANESATDRPAHHLAA